The following coding sequences are from one Geothrix sp. window:
- a CDS encoding HD-GYP domain-containing protein, with product MILQADLRHLICTLSDALDLVGVDDVGHGKRVGVMAAECGRRAGLAPEEVTFLFDLGMLHDIGVSSTQVHHNIITTFAAPDVQAHCDTGAGLLASFQPLASLAPAVKRHHTPWTRLMEEGIDPALAWQANLVFLVDRVDALAVTHHSQGSPILHAPEIRERIRQHSGTDFNPELVDLFLETSGSEAFWLMLEPRPMNDFIQEVHSQRLGYAASMGDLRQLAEIFSRIVDAKSPFTAEHSLGVAELSRFLARKMELGESSQRKLEIAGLLHDVGKLRVPDEILDKPGQLDWQERQVINTHSFETYQILRHLHGFEEIAQWTAHHHEAPGGGGYPFHLDASLLPLEARILRIADIFQAMVQDRPYRRGLNQTQALAFMTNLSARGLAEPEIVAHLVSCGGEAMAAAHAGVRRDQA from the coding sequence ATGATCCTCCAGGCCGACCTCCGACATCTGATCTGCACGCTCTCCGACGCGCTCGATCTGGTGGGCGTGGACGACGTGGGCCACGGCAAGCGGGTGGGCGTCATGGCCGCGGAGTGCGGAAGGCGGGCCGGGCTGGCCCCGGAAGAGGTCACCTTCCTCTTCGACCTCGGCATGCTCCACGACATCGGCGTGTCGTCCACCCAGGTCCACCACAACATCATCACCACCTTCGCCGCACCGGACGTCCAGGCCCACTGCGATACCGGCGCCGGGCTGCTAGCCAGCTTCCAGCCCCTGGCCTCCCTCGCCCCGGCGGTGAAGCGCCACCACACCCCCTGGACGCGGCTCATGGAGGAGGGGATCGACCCCGCCCTCGCCTGGCAGGCCAACCTGGTCTTCCTGGTGGACCGGGTGGACGCCCTGGCCGTCACCCACCATTCCCAGGGCTCGCCCATCCTCCATGCCCCGGAGATCCGGGAGCGGATCCGGCAGCATTCGGGTACTGATTTCAACCCGGAGCTGGTGGACCTGTTCCTGGAGACGTCGGGCTCAGAGGCCTTCTGGCTGATGCTGGAACCCCGGCCCATGAACGACTTCATCCAGGAGGTGCACAGCCAGCGGCTGGGCTACGCGGCCAGCATGGGCGACCTCAGGCAGCTGGCGGAGATCTTCTCGCGCATCGTCGATGCCAAGAGCCCCTTCACCGCCGAGCACTCCCTGGGCGTGGCCGAGCTGTCACGGTTCCTGGCCCGGAAGATGGAGCTGGGGGAGAGCAGCCAGCGGAAGCTCGAGATCGCGGGGCTGCTGCACGACGTGGGGAAGCTCCGCGTGCCGGACGAGATCCTGGACAAGCCGGGCCAGCTGGACTGGCAGGAACGGCAGGTCATCAACACCCACAGCTTCGAGACCTACCAGATCCTGCGCCACCTCCACGGGTTCGAGGAGATCGCCCAGTGGACCGCCCACCACCACGAGGCTCCGGGCGGCGGCGGCTACCCCTTCCACCTCGATGCCAGCCTCCTGCCCCTGGAGGCCCGCATCCTCCGCATCGCGGACATCTTCCAGGCCATGGTGCAGGACCGGCCCTACCGGAGGGGGCTCAACCAGACCCAGGCCCTGGCCTTCATGACGAACCTCTCGGCCCGGGGACTGGCGGAGCCGGAGATCGTGGCCCACCTCGTCTCCTGCGGCGGCGAGGCCATGGCCGCGGCCCATGCCGGCGTCCGCCGCGACCAGGCCTGA
- a CDS encoding histidine triad nucleotide-binding protein — protein sequence MSAPTSECLFCKIARKEIPSAIVYEDDTLIAFKDIFPQAPVHLLIIPKVHCEGLGDLTPEAEAAAARVPRLAAKLAAEHGIQASGWRLISNCGADGGQTVFHLHFHLLGGKPLGGKLCQ from the coding sequence ATGAGCGCCCCTACGAGCGAGTGCCTGTTCTGCAAGATCGCACGGAAGGAGATCCCTTCGGCCATCGTGTACGAAGACGATACTCTCATCGCCTTCAAGGACATCTTCCCGCAGGCGCCGGTCCACCTGTTGATCATTCCGAAGGTCCACTGCGAGGGCCTGGGGGACCTGACCCCGGAGGCCGAGGCCGCGGCCGCCCGGGTGCCCCGCCTGGCCGCGAAGCTGGCTGCGGAGCACGGGATCCAGGCCAGCGGCTGGCGCCTCATCAGCAACTGCGGCGCCGATGGTGGTCAGACGGTCTTCCACCTGCACTTCCACCTGCTGGGCGGGAAGCCGCTGGGCGGGAAACTCTGCCAGTAG
- a CDS encoding tRNA (cytidine(34)-2'-O)-methyltransferase, with translation MFHIILHQPEIPQNTGSIGRLCVNNGAKLHLVHPLGFETTDAQVRRAGLDYWEKLDPTHYENWEDFLARNPAKRLWFFSTKGARRHTQVPWAYGDGLVFGRETVGLPDDLLEANRDHLVRIPMLGDHHRSLNQAQAAAIGLYEALRQTENW, from the coding sequence ATGTTTCACATCATCTTGCACCAGCCTGAGATTCCGCAGAACACGGGAAGCATCGGCCGCCTCTGCGTGAACAACGGGGCGAAGCTCCACCTCGTGCATCCGCTGGGCTTCGAGACCACGGACGCCCAGGTGCGCCGGGCCGGCCTGGACTACTGGGAGAAGCTGGACCCCACCCACTATGAGAACTGGGAGGACTTCCTGGCGCGGAATCCCGCGAAGCGGCTCTGGTTCTTCAGCACCAAGGGGGCCCGGCGCCACACCCAGGTGCCCTGGGCCTACGGCGATGGCCTGGTCTTCGGCCGCGAGACGGTGGGCCTGCCCGATGACCTGCTTGAGGCCAACCGGGACCACCTCGTGCGCATCCCCATGCTGGGCGACCACCATCGCAGCCTCAACCAGGCCCAGGCCGCGGCCATTGGCCTTTACGAGGCCCTGAGGCAGACTGAGAACTGGTAA
- a CDS encoding cobalamin B12-binding domain-containing protein — protein MSQAPIRVVIAKPGLDGHDRGAKVVARALRDAGMEVIYTGLRQTPQQIAAAVVQEDARVLGMSILSGAHNQIFPEVLRLLKEQGADDVLVFAGGIIPDEDIPALKAAGIREIFQPGTNTDDIVAFIRSAIHD, from the coding sequence ATGAGCCAAGCGCCGATCCGCGTCGTCATCGCCAAGCCCGGCCTCGACGGCCATGACCGCGGCGCCAAGGTCGTGGCCCGGGCTCTGCGGGATGCCGGCATGGAGGTGATCTACACCGGCCTGCGCCAGACGCCTCAGCAGATCGCCGCCGCCGTGGTGCAGGAAGATGCCCGCGTGCTGGGCATGAGCATTCTCAGCGGCGCCCACAACCAGATCTTCCCCGAGGTGCTGCGGCTGCTCAAGGAACAGGGCGCGGACGACGTGCTGGTCTTCGCCGGCGGCATCATCCCCGACGAGGACATCCCCGCACTCAAGGCCGCGGGCATCCGCGAGATCTTCCAGCCCGGCACCAACACCGACGACATCGTGGCCTTCATCCGCAGCGCGATCCACGACTGA
- the radA gene encoding DNA repair protein RadA: MAKTSPLYECTACGARHPKAMGKCTACGSWDTVQEVRGALKRDLQRAGSAYAQSHYSGPIALPDVDVSDTQRIPTGLRELDRVLGGGVVPGMVALLGGEPGIGKSTLLLQWAATTSGTVLYASGEESERQIKLRAQRLGAENPGIHLLAETDVRRILEEAERMKPGLLLVDSIQTLFDPDFESSAGSVSQVRGCAALLTRWAKTTGTPLVLVGHVTKDGSLAGPKVLEHLVDTVLAFEGDRHHHHRLLRALKNRFGAAFELGVFAMTEKGLVPAEGNPFFLDAEPRPGCAATVVLSGTRPMVVEIQALVASAGLGIPRRTALGIDGQRLAMLCAVAERRGGVQLHDRDVYVNVAGGLEIEDPAADLAVIAALCSSAGGRLLAEKCLFMGEVGLTGEVRPVAQLPLRLQEGARLGFACAAVPRLGFEGKSPLELFLETSVERLRGKAWLKGVVEE, encoded by the coding sequence ATGGCCAAGACCAGCCCGCTTTACGAATGCACGGCCTGCGGCGCGCGCCACCCCAAGGCCATGGGGAAGTGCACGGCCTGCGGCTCCTGGGATACCGTGCAGGAAGTCCGCGGTGCCCTGAAGCGCGACCTCCAACGGGCGGGCTCGGCCTACGCGCAAAGCCATTACTCAGGCCCCATCGCCCTCCCCGATGTGGATGTCTCCGACACCCAGCGCATCCCCACGGGCCTGCGCGAGCTGGACCGCGTCCTGGGCGGCGGCGTGGTGCCCGGCATGGTGGCCCTGCTGGGCGGCGAGCCGGGCATCGGCAAGTCGACGCTGCTGCTGCAGTGGGCCGCCACGACCTCGGGCACGGTGCTCTACGCCAGCGGCGAGGAGAGCGAGCGCCAGATCAAGCTGCGGGCCCAGCGCCTGGGCGCGGAGAACCCGGGCATCCATCTGCTGGCCGAAACGGACGTGCGGCGCATCCTCGAGGAGGCCGAGCGCATGAAACCGGGCCTGCTGCTGGTGGACAGCATCCAGACCCTCTTCGATCCCGACTTCGAAAGCAGCGCGGGCAGCGTGAGCCAGGTGCGGGGCTGCGCCGCCCTGCTCACCCGCTGGGCCAAGACCACGGGTACGCCCCTGGTCCTGGTGGGCCACGTCACCAAGGACGGCAGCCTCGCCGGCCCCAAGGTGCTCGAACATCTCGTGGACACCGTGCTGGCCTTCGAGGGTGACCGGCACCACCACCACCGCCTGCTGCGAGCCCTCAAGAACAGATTCGGCGCCGCCTTCGAGCTGGGCGTCTTCGCCATGACGGAAAAGGGCCTGGTGCCCGCCGAGGGCAATCCCTTCTTCCTGGATGCCGAGCCGCGGCCCGGCTGCGCGGCCACCGTGGTGCTCAGCGGCACGCGGCCCATGGTGGTGGAGATCCAGGCCCTGGTGGCTTCCGCGGGCCTGGGCATCCCCCGCCGCACGGCCCTGGGCATCGATGGCCAGCGGCTGGCCATGCTCTGCGCCGTGGCCGAGCGCCGCGGCGGCGTGCAGCTGCACGACCGCGACGTCTACGTGAACGTCGCCGGCGGCCTGGAGATCGAGGATCCCGCCGCGGACCTGGCCGTCATCGCCGCGCTGTGCAGCAGTGCAGGCGGCCGGCTGTTGGCGGAGAAGTGCCTCTTCATGGGCGAGGTGGGCCTCACGGGCGAGGTGCGTCCCGTGGCCCAGCTGCCCCTGCGCCTCCAGGAGGGCGCCCGCCTGGGTTTCGCCTGCGCCGCCGTGCCCAGGCTGGGCTTCGAAGGCAAGAGCCCCCTGGAGCTGTTCCTGGAGACCAGCGTCGAGCGCCTGCGCGGCAAGGCTTGGCTCAAGGGCGTGGTGGAGGAGTAG
- a CDS encoding AAA family ATPase has product MITKLSLENWKSFEKGELHFDPMTVLIGTNASGKSNALDALMFLYRSVSGTNLTSSIRGEQNLPAVRGGLDWAARSPGNKFRIGVTVEPFQQDQLEIISEYTYTIECVINANRCEVNSESIIRKKYKVSKNGTRKFIQNAEVGLLRTDLCAIGSPTITARLYNGKSGTVRFMTRSSSLLFQLNNTELALDISEGVSLLVSDFKKIFILDPIPSHMRDYRKLSDELEPDANNVAGVLAAFPPKEKAEIEAQITEFTRALPEKDIKHVFAEAVGKYNSDAMLYCEEGWNADSKNQIVDARGMSDGTLRFIAIVTALLTRPIQSLLVIEEVDNGLHPSRAKILINMLKKLSAKRHIDLLITTHNATLLDEMGPEMLAFIAIAHRDSITGNSHISLLDDIEPLAKLLASNSVGKLSSRGVIENALSKLNGSQA; this is encoded by the coding sequence TTGATTACTAAGCTGAGTTTAGAAAATTGGAAAAGTTTTGAAAAAGGCGAATTACATTTCGATCCAATGACAGTATTAATTGGCACAAATGCGAGTGGGAAAAGTAACGCACTTGATGCATTAATGTTCCTTTATCGAAGTGTTAGCGGTACTAATTTGACATCGTCCATAAGGGGCGAACAAAACCTGCCGGCCGTTCGAGGTGGATTGGATTGGGCTGCCAGGTCCCCAGGAAATAAATTTCGAATTGGTGTAACAGTAGAACCTTTTCAACAAGATCAATTGGAAATTATCAGTGAATATACATACACTATTGAATGTGTGATTAATGCGAATCGATGTGAAGTCAATTCGGAATCAATTATTAGAAAAAAATATAAAGTAAGTAAAAATGGAACGAGAAAATTTATTCAAAATGCTGAAGTTGGATTATTAAGAACAGATCTGTGTGCGATTGGATCTCCAACAATAACTGCGCGGCTCTATAATGGAAAGAGTGGTACGGTAAGATTTATGACTCGTTCTAGTTCATTATTATTTCAATTGAATAATACTGAACTAGCATTAGATATATCTGAAGGGGTCTCTCTACTGGTATCTGATTTTAAGAAAATATTTATACTCGATCCCATTCCAAGTCATATGAGAGATTATCGAAAGTTATCCGATGAATTAGAACCGGATGCAAATAATGTGGCTGGTGTTTTGGCAGCTTTTCCGCCCAAAGAAAAAGCTGAGATTGAAGCTCAAATAACTGAATTTACGAGGGCACTCCCTGAAAAAGACATTAAGCATGTATTCGCCGAGGCTGTCGGAAAATATAATAGCGATGCAATGCTTTACTGTGAAGAGGGTTGGAATGCAGACTCAAAAAACCAAATTGTAGATGCAAGAGGAATGTCGGATGGAACTTTAAGATTTATTGCGATTGTCACAGCACTGCTTACTCGACCAATTCAGAGTCTACTCGTGATCGAAGAAGTAGATAATGGGCTCCATCCATCACGAGCAAAAATTCTAATTAACATGTTGAAAAAACTGAGTGCAAAGCGACATATTGACCTCCTGATCACAACTCATAATGCAACGCTGTTGGATGAGATGGGGCCAGAAATGCTAGCCTTTATAGCGATAGCGCATAGAGATTCAATTACTGGGAATAGCCATATTTCTTTGCTTGATGACATTGAACCGCTAGCAAAGCTCCTTGCAAGTAATTCAGTTGGGAAATTGTCTAGCCGTGGAGTAATTGAAAATGCTTTGTCTAAGTTAAATGGTAGCCAAGCATGA
- a CDS encoding alpha/beta hydrolase, with protein sequence MQLVLFLPGAWDGPEDFLREGLETFLTDQESKGELPPSLWVAVTHFQSWYADRLDGSFPYERFLMDELLPLLEAQHPGFGGTPRARSIAGLSMGGFGALNLAARTKAFSRCLALSPAFVKAPFTSYQWFIRRSLRRTFPQDPALFAPWNPWTHLGGETELVIGAGTEDRYHLAGACRDFAQRCEERGRPVHLDLRPGGHDWTYWTPTFKDWMPWLIRVPDSGTGRNPGPGTPAPSLVRE encoded by the coding sequence ATGCAGCTGGTGCTCTTCCTTCCGGGTGCCTGGGACGGCCCCGAGGACTTCCTGCGCGAAGGCCTGGAGACCTTCCTGACTGACCAGGAATCGAAAGGCGAGCTGCCGCCCAGCCTCTGGGTGGCGGTCACCCACTTCCAGAGCTGGTACGCGGATCGCCTGGATGGCTCCTTTCCCTACGAGCGCTTCCTCATGGACGAGCTGCTGCCCCTGCTGGAGGCCCAGCATCCGGGCTTTGGCGGAACGCCGAGGGCCCGCTCCATCGCGGGCCTGAGCATGGGCGGCTTCGGGGCCCTGAACCTCGCGGCCCGCACCAAGGCCTTCTCCCGCTGCCTCGCCCTGTCCCCGGCTTTCGTGAAGGCCCCCTTCACCAGCTACCAGTGGTTCATCCGACGCAGCCTGCGCCGGACCTTCCCCCAGGATCCCGCCCTTTTCGCCCCGTGGAATCCCTGGACGCACCTTGGAGGTGAGACCGAGCTGGTGATCGGCGCCGGGACCGAGGACCGGTACCACCTGGCCGGAGCCTGCCGCGACTTCGCGCAGCGCTGCGAGGAGCGGGGCCGTCCGGTCCACCTGGACCTGCGCCCAGGTGGTCATGACTGGACCTACTGGACCCCCACCTTCAAGGACTGGATGCCGTGGCTCATCCGCGTGCCGGACAGTGGCACGGGCAGGAATCCCGGCCCCGGCACCCCGGCCCCCAGCCTGGTCAGGGAATAA
- a CDS encoding alpha/beta hydrolase — translation MTSHCFLGKPDRVGRSLLPMLLAAMLSAETPITRIEWSDLPAAIVDKAPDLRTGYLVVPERRFPTPGQRTVRLPFIIMKSRSASPRADPVLFTAGGPGGSSLGAARNRQRNPLLDERDVILIEQRGTHWAEPSLMSPAIDAALRSGWGKRLNGDPEPAAVRQAMASTLRQFRSQGIDLAGYTTRESAADIAELRRLLAIPSWNLYGVSYSTKLMLTVLRDHPEGVRSAILDSVLPLEADWDESAPANILAVLERVLQVCTEDASLREHCPDLRNRFRGLLTAANLHPVPIAIKNPMDGTPLTVRLDGAGIMNCVYAALESAGGIRRLPLVLDAACRGETQALGPFLEEYLGSTQGSAIGMRLAIWCNEEFPFERPDRMLRPLGLPPELKTFVQTAVHPAALTDWPQGRPDPAENRPVSSTLPVLIAAGEFDPDTPIAWARSTSARLPGAHLIAFAGMSHVPLFSHPEAARIMKAFLADPARRPEPGTIGTRPSFLHALPSAK, via the coding sequence ATGACAAGCCATTGCTTCCTCGGCAAGCCGGATCGAGTGGGCCGCAGCCTCCTGCCGATGCTTCTGGCCGCGATGCTGAGCGCGGAAACGCCCATCACGCGGATCGAGTGGTCGGACCTCCCTGCGGCCATCGTCGACAAGGCTCCCGACCTGCGCACGGGCTACCTCGTCGTCCCGGAGCGCCGCTTCCCCACCCCGGGCCAGCGCACGGTGAGGCTGCCGTTCATCATCATGAAGAGCCGGAGCGCATCCCCCCGGGCGGACCCGGTCCTCTTCACCGCGGGCGGTCCCGGGGGGAGCTCGCTCGGCGCGGCCAGGAACCGGCAGCGCAACCCGCTCCTCGATGAGCGCGACGTGATCCTCATCGAGCAGCGGGGCACGCACTGGGCCGAGCCGAGCCTCATGTCGCCTGCGATTGATGCCGCCCTGCGCTCCGGCTGGGGAAAGCGTCTCAACGGAGACCCCGAACCCGCCGCCGTCCGCCAGGCCATGGCCTCGACACTGCGGCAGTTCCGAAGCCAGGGCATCGACCTGGCGGGCTACACCACCCGGGAGAGCGCCGCCGACATCGCGGAACTGCGCCGGCTGCTCGCGATCCCCTCCTGGAACCTCTATGGCGTCTCCTACAGCACGAAGCTGATGCTGACGGTCCTGCGGGATCACCCCGAAGGCGTCCGTTCCGCCATCCTGGATTCGGTGCTGCCGCTGGAGGCCGACTGGGACGAGTCGGCCCCGGCCAACATCCTGGCCGTCCTGGAGCGCGTGCTGCAGGTCTGCACCGAGGACGCCTCCCTGCGAGAGCACTGTCCCGACCTGCGGAACCGCTTCCGGGGCCTGCTGACTGCGGCCAACCTGCACCCGGTCCCCATCGCGATCAAGAACCCCATGGATGGCACGCCGCTCACGGTGCGGCTCGACGGAGCGGGCATCATGAACTGCGTCTATGCGGCGCTCGAGTCCGCCGGCGGCATCCGCCGCCTGCCCCTGGTCCTCGATGCGGCTTGTCGCGGCGAGACCCAGGCCCTGGGGCCCTTCCTGGAGGAGTACCTGGGCTCCACCCAGGGCTCTGCCATCGGCATGCGGCTGGCCATCTGGTGCAACGAGGAATTCCCCTTCGAGCGGCCCGACCGGATGCTCCGCCCCTTGGGGCTGCCCCCCGAGTTGAAGACCTTCGTCCAGACGGCGGTCCATCCCGCGGCGCTGACCGATTGGCCACAGGGGCGACCTGATCCCGCCGAGAACCGGCCCGTGTCCAGCACCCTGCCAGTGCTCATCGCCGCCGGCGAATTCGACCCGGACACGCCCATCGCCTGGGCGCGCAGCACCTCAGCTCGGCTCCCCGGCGCGCACCTGATCGCGTTCGCCGGCATGTCCCACGTGCCCCTGTTCAGCCATCCCGAAGCGGCCCGCATCATGAAGGCCTTCCTGGCGGATCCCGCGCGTCGTCCGGAGCCGGGCACCATCGGAACCCGGCCCTCGTTCCTGCACGCGCTCCCATCGGCGAAATAA
- a CDS encoding Ig domain-containing protein produces MGIEARGTGPSWRSLLLVLGALLGCGGGGGSAPPPAPSALVYGSNPAVYTLAQAAPANRPTWSGGEIRTFSVAPVLPAGLVLDPASGVLTGTPTALKPAAVYTITGTGPGGSTQAQVQLTVVDVPPAISYGSGSYTFTTGQAITTLLPTNSGGPAVSWSIAPAAPAGLVFSTSDGTLSGTPTTLSATASYLITATNSGGSSSVSPQLTVNPLPPSISLQPVDATVDYQAAAVFTVSATGTGTLGYQWWRDGAPIAGATGPTYTSASLTTVDDGAAFHAVVSDAYGGSVTSATVHVTVRPELATWLVAHPRVASAIRWQFRPANLGNLYQAPADADKVAWTAWSPQQQADLNQAFLDAKAWFAQGAHQVAMDSAGLTDEPVNQHPQTNIDTLTTLQWVTPAHMWKLYVAHVAFALAQELSHPLPWSLVDDTDETLRYLLDSSVMAWYLPNGNFWMGTYAGAYPPALRADTRPHTTFAPPMWTYPWLQQAGLIGATRQETIGKVMEWMRGNMWHFYGADTFGNHQAVWQYRGHVPLSKIVNGTVDANNPGLGTQHWTAGCHGSVGFLHAVLRVLNVPVQPVWICGHELAYFPSEKLYLDHGDDPYNQVVKNHPASPVLNLLIDEATYQSWFTPDLTVNINGTNATALANVGRKAAEFQ; encoded by the coding sequence ATGGGGATCGAAGCGCGCGGGACTGGACCCAGCTGGCGATCTCTCCTTCTGGTCCTCGGAGCGCTCCTGGGTTGCGGCGGAGGGGGCGGCTCCGCGCCGCCGCCCGCCCCATCGGCACTGGTCTACGGCAGCAACCCGGCGGTCTACACCCTGGCCCAGGCGGCCCCGGCGAACCGCCCTACCTGGTCCGGTGGCGAGATCCGCACCTTCAGCGTCGCGCCCGTCCTGCCGGCAGGCCTGGTCCTGGATCCGGCCAGCGGTGTCCTCACCGGGACACCGACCGCCCTCAAGCCTGCGGCTGTCTATACGATCACCGGCACCGGCCCCGGCGGATCCACCCAGGCCCAGGTCCAGCTGACCGTAGTGGACGTCCCTCCGGCCATCAGCTACGGCAGCGGCAGCTACACCTTCACCACGGGCCAGGCCATCACCACGCTCCTGCCGACGAACAGCGGCGGTCCCGCCGTGTCCTGGTCGATCGCGCCCGCGGCCCCGGCGGGGCTGGTCTTCAGCACCTCGGACGGCACCCTCAGCGGGACGCCCACGACCCTCAGCGCCACCGCGAGCTACCTCATCACCGCCACCAACTCGGGCGGCAGCTCGTCGGTGTCGCCCCAGCTCACCGTGAACCCGCTCCCGCCCAGTATCAGCCTCCAGCCCGTCGATGCCACCGTGGACTACCAGGCGGCGGCCGTCTTCACGGTGTCCGCCACGGGCACGGGAACGCTGGGATACCAGTGGTGGCGGGATGGCGCTCCCATCGCCGGGGCCACGGGTCCCACCTACACCTCGGCATCCCTGACGACGGTCGATGACGGGGCGGCCTTCCACGCGGTGGTCAGCGATGCCTATGGCGGCAGCGTCACGAGCGCCACCGTCCACGTGACGGTGCGGCCCGAGCTGGCCACCTGGCTGGTGGCGCATCCGCGGGTGGCCTCGGCCATCCGCTGGCAGTTCCGGCCAGCAAACCTCGGAAACCTCTACCAGGCCCCCGCGGACGCGGACAAGGTGGCCTGGACCGCCTGGTCGCCCCAGCAGCAGGCCGACCTCAACCAGGCCTTCCTGGATGCCAAGGCCTGGTTCGCCCAGGGGGCCCACCAGGTCGCCATGGATTCCGCGGGGCTCACGGACGAGCCCGTCAACCAGCACCCTCAGACCAACATCGACACCCTCACGACCCTCCAGTGGGTGACGCCCGCGCACATGTGGAAGCTCTACGTCGCCCACGTGGCCTTCGCCCTGGCCCAGGAGCTCAGCCACCCGCTGCCCTGGAGCCTGGTGGACGACACGGACGAGACCCTGCGCTACCTCCTCGACAGCAGCGTGATGGCCTGGTACCTGCCGAACGGGAACTTCTGGATGGGCACCTACGCGGGGGCCTATCCGCCGGCCCTGCGCGCCGACACGCGGCCCCACACGACCTTCGCGCCGCCCATGTGGACCTACCCCTGGCTGCAGCAGGCGGGGCTCATCGGCGCCACGCGGCAGGAGACCATCGGCAAGGTCATGGAGTGGATGCGCGGCAACATGTGGCACTTCTATGGTGCCGACACCTTCGGTAACCACCAGGCCGTGTGGCAGTACCGGGGCCACGTGCCGCTCTCGAAGATCGTGAATGGCACCGTCGATGCGAACAACCCTGGCCTTGGGACGCAGCACTGGACCGCCGGCTGCCACGGCAGCGTGGGCTTCCTCCATGCTGTGCTCCGGGTGCTCAACGTGCCGGTGCAGCCCGTCTGGATCTGCGGCCACGAGCTGGCCTACTTCCCCTCCGAGAAGCTCTACCTGGATCACGGCGACGACCCCTACAACCAGGTCGTGAAGAACCACCCCGCCAGCCCCGTCCTGAACCTGCTCATCGACGAGGCCACTTACCAGTCCTGGTTCACGCCGGACCTCACCGTGAACATCAATGGCACCAACGCCACCGCCCTGGCCAACGTGGGGAGGAAGGCCGCCGAGTTCCAATAG